A genome region from Streptomyces sp. S4.7 includes the following:
- a CDS encoding class I SAM-dependent methyltransferase: MEGMTDMVNSAQTEAWNGYEGRHWAEHQDRYDHLNDAANAPLLEAAGIKEGDRVLDIGCGNGRVTRLAALRGARAVGIDLSLPMLTRARASAVAEGIEDVTFVQGDAQVHDFEEEAFDIAVSRFGVMFFADPAAAFRNIGRALRPGGRLAFVCPQSFSLMDQAVIFAAIGTQVTLPALNEDSKHQPASFADPAHTERVLSEAGFKGIGLRAIALSQHWGKDASDASAFLMGWGPLQHWLALADADERTRARAHDAATEAFHAFETRQGVRLTSRLWLVTAERP; the protein is encoded by the coding sequence ATGGAAGGCATGACGGACATGGTGAACTCAGCCCAGACCGAGGCGTGGAACGGCTACGAGGGCAGGCACTGGGCGGAACACCAGGATCGGTACGACCATCTGAACGACGCTGCCAATGCCCCGCTGCTGGAAGCCGCCGGCATAAAGGAGGGTGACCGGGTTCTGGACATCGGCTGCGGGAACGGACGGGTGACGCGGCTCGCCGCTCTCCGTGGGGCTCGTGCCGTCGGGATCGACCTGTCCTTACCGATGCTGACGCGGGCCAGAGCGTCGGCCGTGGCGGAGGGGATCGAGGACGTCACGTTCGTGCAGGGCGACGCACAGGTGCACGACTTCGAGGAGGAGGCTTTCGACATCGCGGTGAGCCGCTTCGGAGTGATGTTCTTCGCCGATCCCGCCGCCGCGTTCCGCAACATCGGACGCGCTTTACGGCCCGGTGGGCGGCTCGCCTTCGTCTGCCCACAGTCGTTCAGCCTCATGGACCAGGCGGTGATCTTCGCGGCGATCGGCACCCAGGTCACGCTCCCCGCCCTCAACGAGGACAGCAAGCACCAGCCCGCCTCCTTCGCGGACCCCGCGCACACCGAGCGTGTGTTGAGCGAGGCGGGATTCAAGGGCATCGGCCTGCGGGCCATCGCCCTGAGCCAGCACTGGGGCAAGGACGCCTCGGACGCCTCCGCCTTCCTGATGGGATGGGGACCCCTGCAGCACTGGCTGGCTCTCGCGGACGCCGATGAGCGGACCCGTGCGCGCGCCCACGACGCCGCCACGGAGGCGTTCCACGCCTTCGAGACCCGGCAGGGCGTACGGCTGACCAGCCGCCTGTGGCTCGTCACAGCCGAACGCCCGTGA
- a CDS encoding aldo/keto reductase, translating into MKTFTMPGTDILVPNVVLGLMRIADKTDDEVRELVRTARDAGIDFVDHADVYGGELHGCERRFADAMTLSPSQRDEITIQTKAGIVTDGPYYDFSYEHIVKSVEGSLAALRTDRIDILLLHRPDALVEPEEVARAFDELESSGKVRAFGVSNQTPRQIDLLRRYVRQPIVANQLQLSITHEPIIAQGVAANMLAEQQAATLDGGGVVDYCRLNDITIQAWSPFQAGFFTGVFLDSPDYPELNAVIDRLAGRYDVPAVAIATAWITRHPARMQVVLGTTSPERVAGAAQGSELPLTRAEWYELFRAAGHLVP; encoded by the coding sequence GTGAAGACCTTCACCATGCCCGGCACCGACATCCTCGTTCCGAACGTCGTACTCGGTCTGATGCGTATCGCCGACAAGACGGACGACGAAGTCCGCGAACTCGTCCGCACCGCGCGTGACGCCGGCATCGACTTCGTCGACCACGCCGATGTCTACGGCGGCGAACTGCACGGATGTGAACGCCGCTTCGCCGACGCGATGACGCTGAGCCCGTCGCAGCGCGACGAGATCACGATCCAGACCAAGGCGGGCATCGTCACGGACGGGCCGTACTACGACTTCTCCTACGAACACATCGTCAAATCGGTCGAGGGCTCACTCGCTGCCCTGCGGACCGACCGCATCGACATCCTGCTGCTGCACCGCCCCGACGCGCTCGTCGAGCCCGAAGAGGTTGCCCGCGCCTTCGACGAGCTCGAATCCTCGGGCAAGGTGCGCGCCTTCGGTGTCTCGAACCAGACCCCACGTCAGATCGACCTGCTGCGCAGGTACGTGCGCCAGCCCATCGTGGCCAACCAGCTTCAGCTCTCGATCACACACGAGCCGATCATCGCTCAAGGGGTTGCCGCGAACATGCTCGCGGAGCAGCAGGCGGCCACCCTCGACGGCGGAGGCGTCGTCGACTACTGCCGGCTGAACGACATCACCATCCAGGCGTGGTCCCCCTTCCAGGCCGGTTTCTTCACGGGTGTCTTTCTCGACTCGCCGGACTACCCCGAGCTGAACGCCGTCATCGACCGCCTCGCCGGCCGGTACGACGTCCCCGCCGTCGCGATCGCGACTGCCTGGATCACCCGCCACCCCGCTCGGATGCAGGTCGTGCTCGGCACCACCAGCCCGGAGCGCGTCGCGGGCGCCGCCCAAGGCTCCGAACTTCCGCTCACCCGGGCCGAGTGGTACGAACTGTTCCGCGCCGCGGGCCACCTCGTTCCCTGA
- the mmsA gene encoding CoA-acylating methylmalonate-semialdehyde dehydrogenase, giving the protein MKTVNHWIGGKTVEGASGNWGQVTDPATGAVTTRVALASPEEVDAAVTAAKAAYGTWGTSSLSARTGILFSYRALLDAHRDEIAALITAEHGKVHSDALGEVARGLEIVELACGITTQLKGELSTQVSSKVDVSSIRQPLGVVAGITPFNFPAMVPMWMFPLAVACGNTFVLKPSEKDPSAANLLAELAAEAGLPDGVLNVVHGDKVAVDSLLAHPDIAAVSFVGSTPIARHIHATASANGKRVQALGGAKNHMLVLPDADLDAAADAAVSAAYGSAGERCMAISAVVAVGAIGDELVSKIRERAEKIKIGPGTDPASEMGPLITAAHRDKVASYVTGAAAQGAEVVLDGTGLRVDGYEDGHWIGLSLLDHVSTDSDAYRDEIFGPVLCVLRTETYEEGVALMNASPFGNGTAIFTRDGGAARRFQLEIEAGMVGVNVPIPVPVGYHSFGGWKDSLFGDHHIYGNDGVHFYTRGKVVTTRWPDPADVPSGVDLGFPRNH; this is encoded by the coding sequence ATGAAGACCGTCAACCACTGGATCGGTGGCAAGACCGTCGAGGGCGCCTCCGGCAACTGGGGCCAGGTCACCGACCCGGCGACCGGCGCGGTCACCACACGGGTGGCGCTCGCCTCGCCGGAGGAGGTGGACGCGGCCGTCACGGCGGCGAAGGCCGCGTACGGCACCTGGGGCACCTCCTCCCTCTCCGCGCGCACCGGCATCCTGTTCAGCTACCGCGCTCTGCTCGACGCGCACCGTGACGAGATCGCCGCGCTGATCACCGCCGAGCACGGCAAGGTCCACTCCGACGCACTCGGCGAGGTGGCGCGCGGGCTGGAGATCGTCGAGCTGGCCTGCGGGATCACCACCCAGCTGAAGGGCGAGCTGTCGACCCAGGTCTCCAGCAAGGTCGACGTCTCCTCGATCAGGCAGCCGCTGGGCGTCGTCGCCGGCATCACACCGTTCAACTTCCCCGCGATGGTGCCGATGTGGATGTTCCCGCTGGCCGTCGCCTGCGGCAACACCTTCGTACTGAAGCCGAGCGAGAAGGACCCCTCGGCGGCGAATCTGCTGGCCGAGCTGGCGGCCGAGGCGGGGCTCCCGGACGGCGTGCTCAACGTCGTCCACGGCGACAAGGTGGCCGTCGACTCCCTCCTGGCCCACCCGGACATCGCGGCGGTCTCCTTCGTCGGCTCCACACCGATCGCCCGCCACATCCACGCGACGGCGTCGGCCAACGGCAAGCGCGTACAGGCGCTCGGCGGCGCCAAGAACCACATGCTGGTCCTGCCGGACGCGGACCTGGACGCGGCGGCGGACGCGGCCGTCTCGGCGGCGTACGGCTCCGCGGGCGAGCGCTGCATGGCGATCTCGGCGGTCGTCGCGGTCGGCGCGATCGGCGACGAACTCGTGAGCAAGATCCGCGAACGGGCCGAGAAGATCAAGATCGGCCCCGGCACCGACCCCGCCTCCGAGATGGGCCCGCTCATCACGGCGGCCCACCGCGACAAGGTCGCGTCGTACGTGACGGGCGCCGCCGCTCAGGGCGCCGAAGTCGTCCTGGACGGCACCGGTCTGCGCGTCGACGGTTACGAGGACGGCCACTGGATCGGCCTGTCGCTCCTGGACCACGTCTCCACCGACTCCGACGCCTACCGCGACGAGATCTTCGGCCCGGTGCTGTGCGTGCTGCGCACGGAGACCTACGAAGAGGGCGTCGCCCTCATGAACGCCTCGCCCTTCGGCAACGGCACGGCGATCTTCACCCGCGACGGCGGCGCGGCCCGCCGCTTCCAACTGGAGATCGAGGCGGGCATGGTCGGCGTGAACGTGCCGATCCCGGTGCCGGTGGGCTACCACTCCTTCGGAGGGTGGAAGGACTCGCTCTTCGGCGACCACCACATCTACGGCAACGACGGCGTGCACTTCTACACGCGCGGCAAGGTCGTCACGACCCGCTGGCCGGACCCGGCGGACGTCCCCTCGGGCGTGGACCTGGGCTTCCCCCGCAACCACTGA
- the iolD gene encoding 3D-(3,5/4)-trihydroxycyclohexane-1,2-dione acylhydrolase (decyclizing) → MSTRRLTVAQALIAFLSRQYTERDGNRRRLIDATWGIFGHGNVAGIGQALVQAGPEMPYFQGRSEQAMVHAAVGYARQSNRLSTHAVTTSIGPGATNLVTGAALATINRLPVLLLPGDIFATHPADPVLQQLEVPHAGDVSVNDALRPVSKYFDRVSRPEALVPAALAAMRVLTDPAETGAVTLALPQDVQAEAYDWPEEFFAERVWRVRRQGPDPYELADAVQAVRAARRPLLVAGGGVHHSAAEDALADFATATGIPVASTQAGKGSLRHDHPADVGGIGHTGTATADELARTADLVIGVGTRWSDFSTASATLFANPSVRFLNVNVTGFDAHKLAAAPLVADARTALEELTTALADHRADAAYVTEYADDKERWEHRVDAAFDTSEDLLRPTQPQVLGLLDALVTDDDIVINAAGSLPGDLHRLWRSRSRDHYHVEYGYSCMGYEIPAAIGVMLAAPGRPVWALVGDGTYLMNPTEIVTAVQERLPLKLVILQNHGYASIGGLSESVGAERFGTAYRYREAATVGSPTYTGDPLPVDLAANAASLGMRVIRARTIRDLREALAAARESDVPTCVYAETETADTVSGAPPAQAWWDVPVAETATRPSAVTAREEYDRRAAARRRHL, encoded by the coding sequence ATGAGTACGCGCCGGCTCACCGTGGCCCAGGCACTGATCGCCTTCCTGTCCCGCCAGTACACCGAACGCGACGGCAACCGCCGCCGGCTGATCGACGCCACCTGGGGCATCTTCGGCCACGGGAACGTGGCAGGCATCGGCCAGGCGCTCGTCCAGGCCGGCCCGGAGATGCCGTACTTCCAAGGACGCAGCGAACAGGCCATGGTGCACGCCGCCGTCGGCTACGCCCGCCAGAGCAACCGCCTCTCCACACACGCCGTGACCACCTCCATCGGCCCCGGCGCCACCAACCTCGTCACGGGCGCCGCCCTCGCCACCATCAACCGGCTGCCCGTGCTGCTGCTCCCCGGCGACATCTTCGCGACGCACCCCGCCGACCCGGTTCTCCAGCAGCTCGAAGTGCCCCACGCGGGCGACGTCTCCGTCAACGACGCGCTCCGCCCCGTGTCGAAGTACTTCGACCGCGTCTCGCGGCCCGAGGCGCTCGTCCCGGCCGCGCTCGCCGCCATGCGGGTGCTCACCGACCCCGCCGAGACGGGCGCGGTGACCCTCGCCCTGCCGCAGGACGTCCAGGCGGAGGCGTACGACTGGCCGGAGGAGTTCTTCGCCGAACGCGTCTGGCGGGTCCGCAGGCAGGGCCCCGACCCGTACGAACTCGCCGACGCGGTCCAGGCCGTCCGCGCCGCCCGCCGTCCGCTCCTCGTCGCGGGCGGCGGCGTCCACCACAGCGCGGCCGAGGACGCGCTGGCCGACTTCGCGACGGCGACCGGCATCCCCGTCGCCTCCACCCAGGCCGGCAAGGGCTCCCTGCGCCACGACCACCCGGCCGACGTCGGCGGCATCGGGCACACCGGCACCGCCACCGCCGACGAACTGGCCCGCACCGCCGACCTGGTGATCGGCGTCGGCACCCGCTGGTCCGACTTCTCCACGGCATCGGCGACGCTCTTCGCGAACCCGTCCGTCCGCTTCCTCAACGTCAACGTCACCGGCTTCGACGCCCACAAGCTCGCCGCCGCCCCACTGGTCGCCGACGCGCGCACCGCCCTGGAAGAACTCACCACGGCCCTCGCCGACCACCGCGCCGACGCCGCCTACGTCACCGAGTACGCCGACGACAAGGAGCGCTGGGAGCACCGTGTCGACGCCGCGTTCGACACCTCCGAAGACCTTCTGCGGCCCACCCAGCCGCAGGTCCTCGGGCTGCTGGACGCGCTCGTCACCGACGACGACATCGTCATCAACGCGGCCGGATCGCTCCCCGGCGACCTCCACAGACTGTGGCGGTCCCGCTCCCGCGACCATTACCACGTCGAGTACGGCTACTCGTGCATGGGTTACGAGATCCCGGCCGCCATCGGTGTGATGCTGGCCGCCCCCGGCCGGCCCGTCTGGGCGCTCGTCGGCGACGGCACGTATCTGATGAACCCCACCGAGATCGTCACCGCCGTCCAGGAACGCCTCCCACTGAAGCTGGTGATCCTCCAGAACCACGGCTACGCGTCGATCGGCGGGCTCTCGGAGTCCGTCGGCGCGGAACGGTTCGGTACGGCGTACCGCTACCGCGAGGCAGCCACGGTCGGCTCGCCGACCTACACCGGCGACCCGCTCCCCGTCGACCTCGCAGCCAACGCGGCCTCGCTCGGGATGCGCGTCATCCGGGCCAGAACCATTCGTGACCTGCGCGAAGCCCTCGCCGCCGCGCGTGAGTCCGACGTCCCCACATGTGTCTACGCGGAGACCGAAACGGCAGACACTGTGTCGGGCGCGCCTCCGGCCCAGGCGTGGTGGGATGTCCCCGTGGCCGAGACGGCGACCCGGCCGTCAGCGGTCACGGCACGCGAGGAGTACGACCGGAGAGCCGCAGCCCGCCGCCGCCATCTCTGA
- the iolB gene encoding 5-deoxy-glucuronate isomerase — protein MTTETDTDTGSDGDFLERHVRAGSAASGPYALDIEPRRAGWLHSALRVLDLPPGGTHTLDSGDSEWIVLPLSGGCTVHTQGEIFELLGRESVFSSVTDFAYVPRDAHAQIASGAGGRFALAGAKCERRLPARYGSAPEVPVELRGSGNCSRQVNNFAAADTFDCDRLIAVEVLTPGGNWSSYPPHKHDEDHPGVESELEEIYYFEIEDGGLGYHRVSPSRPGGTDVLAEVRTGDSVLIPDGWHGPSIAAPGRAMYYLNVMAGPGATRQWLIRDHPDHGWIRDTWPDQAVDPRLPMYEASRPHASQTPSQGPPSQPPYEDEDKETLR, from the coding sequence ATGACGACGGAAACCGACACCGACACGGGCTCCGACGGTGACTTCCTGGAACGGCACGTGCGCGCGGGCAGCGCGGCGAGCGGCCCGTACGCGCTCGACATCGAGCCGCGGCGGGCCGGCTGGCTGCACAGTGCCCTGCGCGTCCTCGACCTGCCGCCCGGCGGTACGCACACGCTGGACAGCGGGGACAGCGAATGGATCGTGCTTCCCCTCAGCGGCGGTTGTACGGTGCACACGCAAGGCGAGATCTTTGAACTGCTGGGCAGAGAAAGCGTGTTCAGCTCCGTCACGGACTTCGCGTACGTTCCGCGTGACGCCCACGCCCAGATCGCCTCCGGTGCGGGGGGCCGCTTCGCCCTGGCAGGAGCGAAGTGCGAGCGACGACTCCCCGCTCGCTACGGCTCCGCACCGGAGGTTCCGGTCGAACTGCGGGGCAGCGGCAACTGCTCCCGCCAGGTCAACAACTTCGCCGCCGCCGACACCTTCGACTGCGACCGGCTCATCGCCGTCGAAGTCCTCACGCCGGGCGGCAACTGGTCGTCCTACCCGCCGCACAAGCACGACGAGGACCACCCCGGTGTCGAGTCCGAGCTGGAGGAGATCTACTACTTCGAGATCGAGGACGGCGGCCTCGGCTACCACCGGGTCTCGCCCTCCAGGCCCGGCGGCACCGACGTCCTCGCCGAGGTCCGCACCGGCGACAGCGTCCTGATCCCCGACGGCTGGCACGGCCCGTCCATCGCCGCACCCGGCCGCGCCATGTACTACCTCAACGTGATGGCGGGACCGGGCGCGACCAGACAGTGGCTGATCCGCGACCACCCCGACCACGGCTGGATCCGCGACACGTGGCCGGACCAGGCGGTCGACCCCCGGCTGCCGATGTACGAGGCGTCCCGGCCGCACGCGTCGCAGACACCCTCACAGGGCCCGCCGAGCCAACCTCCTTATGAGGACGAGGACAAGGAGACCCTCCGATGA
- a CDS encoding deoxyribose-phosphate aldolase encodes MTRVDASELARIRTHHPEAVAEAAARRGRRPLVRPGGRLMIVAADHPARGALAVGNRRLAMANRVDLLERLCLALSRPGVDGVLATADILDDLLLLGALEDRVVVGSMNRGGLAGAAFELDDRFTGHRAEDIARLGFDAGKLLLRIDYEDARSPDTLLSAARAVDAMAERRLPVFVEPFICRRRDGRLANDLSAEAVTRSIAIASGLAGTSAYTWLKVPVTENPDEMARVMETSTLPAVLLGGEIGDDQEGVYEKWRKALRLPTVQGLVVGRSLLYPVDGDVAAAVDTAVGLL; translated from the coding sequence GTGACCCGAGTCGACGCGTCGGAGCTCGCACGGATCCGTACGCACCACCCCGAGGCGGTCGCCGAGGCAGCCGCCCGCCGCGGCCGGCGCCCCCTGGTGCGCCCCGGCGGACGGCTGATGATCGTCGCCGCCGACCACCCGGCACGCGGCGCCCTCGCCGTGGGGAACCGCCGGTTGGCCATGGCCAACCGCGTCGACCTCCTGGAGCGCCTCTGCCTCGCACTGTCCCGGCCCGGCGTGGACGGTGTCCTCGCCACCGCCGACATACTCGACGACCTGCTGCTCCTCGGCGCCCTGGAGGACCGCGTCGTCGTCGGCTCCATGAACCGCGGCGGACTCGCGGGCGCCGCCTTCGAACTGGACGACCGCTTCACCGGCCACCGCGCCGAGGACATCGCCCGCCTCGGCTTCGACGCGGGAAAGCTGCTCCTGCGTATCGACTACGAGGACGCGCGCTCGCCCGACACCCTCCTGTCGGCCGCCCGCGCCGTCGACGCCATGGCGGAGCGGCGGCTGCCCGTCTTCGTCGAGCCGTTCATCTGCCGCCGCAGGGACGGACGGCTCGCCAACGACCTGTCGGCCGAGGCGGTGACCCGCTCCATCGCCATCGCCTCCGGCCTCGCCGGCACCTCCGCGTACACCTGGCTGAAGGTGCCGGTCACCGAGAATCCGGACGAGATGGCCCGGGTGATGGAGACATCGACCCTGCCCGCCGTCCTGCTCGGCGGCGAGATCGGCGACGACCAGGAAGGCGTGTACGAGAAGTGGCGCAAGGCGCTGCGGCTGCCCACGGTGCAGGGCCTGGTCGTGGGGCGCTCGCTGCTCTATCCGGTGGACGGTGACGTCGCGGCGGCCGTCGACACCGCCGTGGGCCTGTTGTAG
- the iolC gene encoding 5-dehydro-2-deoxygluconokinase: MPEPYDVITMGRIGVDLYPLRTGVPLAQVDTFGKFLGGSATNVAVAAARLGRRTAVITRTGRDAFGDYLHHALREFEVDDRWVTPVDQWPTPVTFCEIFPPDDFPLYFYRQPKAPDLEIHPHELDLDAVRAARIFWMTGTGLCEEPSRTSTLTALGARSQARVRGSEERQTGRRPGTDITVFDLDWRPMFWKVPADDPRSDDPRALMAAARPLYEQALRHATVAVGNLDECEVAVGEREPYAAARALLAAGPELAVVKQGPKGVLAVHRDGTTAEVPPVPVEVVNGLGAGDAFGGALCHGLLAGWDLERVMRYANAAGAIVAARLACSSAMPYAREVVQVLGAGPVPTPGTLPPEAAQ; encoded by the coding sequence ATGCCTGAGCCGTACGACGTGATCACCATGGGGCGGATCGGCGTGGACCTCTATCCGCTGCGTACCGGAGTCCCGTTGGCGCAGGTCGACACCTTCGGGAAGTTCCTCGGCGGATCGGCGACGAACGTGGCCGTGGCCGCCGCCCGGCTCGGCCGCCGTACGGCTGTCATCACCCGCACCGGACGGGACGCGTTCGGGGACTATCTCCACCACGCGCTGCGGGAGTTCGAGGTCGACGACCGGTGGGTGACACCCGTCGACCAGTGGCCCACTCCGGTGACGTTCTGCGAGATCTTCCCCCCGGACGACTTCCCGCTGTACTTCTACCGGCAGCCCAAGGCGCCCGATCTGGAAATTCATCCGCATGAGCTGGACCTGGACGCCGTCAGGGCCGCGCGGATCTTCTGGATGACGGGTACCGGCCTGTGCGAGGAGCCCAGCCGGACCTCGACCCTGACGGCCCTCGGTGCGCGCAGCCAGGCGCGCGTACGCGGCTCCGAGGAGCGGCAGACCGGACGTCGGCCCGGAACGGACATCACCGTCTTCGACCTCGACTGGCGCCCCATGTTCTGGAAGGTGCCCGCAGACGACCCGCGTTCCGACGACCCGCGGGCCCTCATGGCGGCGGCCCGGCCCCTCTACGAACAGGCCCTGCGCCACGCCACGGTCGCGGTGGGCAATCTGGACGAGTGCGAAGTCGCCGTCGGGGAGCGCGAACCGTACGCCGCCGCACGGGCGCTCCTCGCCGCCGGACCCGAACTGGCCGTCGTCAAACAGGGCCCCAAGGGCGTCCTCGCCGTCCACCGCGACGGCACCACCGCCGAGGTGCCGCCCGTACCCGTCGAGGTCGTCAACGGACTCGGCGCCGGCGACGCCTTCGGCGGCGCGCTCTGCCACGGCCTGCTGGCCGGCTGGGACCTGGAGCGCGTCATGCGGTACGCCAACGCCGCGGGCGCGATCGTCGCCGCCCGGCTCGCCTGCTCCTCCGCCATGCCGTACGCCAGGGAAGTCGTCCAGGTCCTCGGCGCAGGCCCCGTCCCCACACCGGGAACGCTGCCACCGGAGGCCGCTCAGTGA
- a CDS encoding sugar phosphate isomerase/epimerase — MTSSVPPLNRIRVGSAPDSWGVWFPDDPRQVPWQRFLDEVAEAGYEWIELGPYGYLPTDPARLADETALRGLKVSAGTVFTGLHHGPAVWEKTWAHVADIAALTKEMGADHLVVIPSFWRDDKTGQVLEDRTLTPAQWHDLTTQTERLGREVRDRFGLNIVVHPHADTHIDSEDNVSRFLDATDPDLVSLCLDTGHYAYCGGDSVKLIETYGERIGYLHLKQVDPEILTDVIANEVPFGPAVGRGVMCEPPNGVPALEPVLTAARNLDVDLFAIVEQDMYPCPPDKPYPIAKRTRRFLRSCGA; from the coding sequence ATGACCTCCTCCGTACCCCCGCTGAACCGCATCAGGGTCGGGTCGGCCCCCGACTCCTGGGGCGTGTGGTTTCCCGACGATCCGCGACAGGTCCCCTGGCAGCGTTTTCTCGACGAGGTGGCCGAGGCCGGATACGAGTGGATCGAACTCGGTCCGTACGGCTACCTTCCGACCGATCCGGCGCGCCTCGCCGACGAGACCGCCCTGCGTGGTCTGAAGGTCTCGGCCGGCACCGTGTTCACCGGCCTTCACCACGGGCCCGCCGTCTGGGAGAAGACCTGGGCGCATGTCGCCGACATCGCCGCTCTCACCAAGGAGATGGGCGCGGACCATCTCGTCGTCATCCCGTCGTTCTGGCGTGACGACAAGACGGGGCAGGTGCTGGAGGACCGGACACTCACCCCGGCGCAGTGGCACGACCTGACGACTCAGACCGAGCGGCTCGGCCGCGAGGTGCGGGACCGCTTCGGGCTGAACATCGTGGTCCATCCGCACGCCGACACCCACATCGACAGCGAGGACAACGTCAGCCGTTTCCTCGACGCCACCGATCCCGATCTGGTGTCACTGTGCCTGGACACCGGGCACTACGCGTACTGCGGCGGCGACAGCGTCAAACTGATCGAGACCTACGGGGAGCGGATCGGGTATCTGCATCTCAAGCAGGTGGATCCGGAGATCCTCACGGACGTCATCGCCAACGAGGTGCCGTTCGGGCCTGCCGTGGGACGTGGCGTGATGTGTGAGCCGCCGAACGGAGTGCCCGCGCTGGAACCGGTGCTGACGGCCGCCCGGAATCTGGATGTTGATCTCTTCGCCATCGTCGAACAGGACATGTATCCCTGTCCGCCCGACAAGCCCTACCCGATCGCCAAGCGGACGCGCCGTTTCCTCCGCTCGTGCGGCGCGTAA
- a CDS encoding MerR family transcriptional regulator: protein MTDRSLWSYKEIAAHIRVQPDTVRSYRKHGLLPRPDHVENGKPYWYADTVRAWVAKRPGNRGRRE from the coding sequence ATGACGGACAGAAGTCTCTGGTCCTACAAGGAGATCGCCGCACACATCCGCGTACAGCCGGACACCGTCCGTTCGTACCGCAAGCACGGTCTGCTTCCACGGCCGGACCATGTGGAGAACGGCAAGCCCTACTGGTACGCGGACACCGTCCGCGCCTGGGTGGCCAAACGCCCGGGAAACAGAGGCCGTAGAGAGTAA